ACATGTTTGGAATCGAGTATTAGTTTGGTATTTACTAATTTGCAGAAGTCATATCAACAATCTCAACTTTATGACCAATATGTTTAGTAATCTATAGAGTAAATATTTTTGAGATTTACACCAATGGGTCATGAGTAATCACATAAGTGAAACTAACACTACACCTTAACCTAAAATCTTAAGGCTCGGGTTATGAATTTTCTTCTCAATTATATGGTAGTCAACATTTTCATTCATATAAGATGTAgaacttcacctcacacttttATGCATTCTTGTGATTAGTGATTTTGTGGAGCAGGTAGAGAGGGATCTAAAATATGTTTCATCTCAATGACTGGAGAAGCATCACAACcatataatattacaaaatacaTTTAAACATTCTTGTCTTCATAGAACTATTTGCTTATTTAACACTAGTTTGGATACAAGAAATAAAGTTAGAGAAGGAGCTCATAAAAGCACATTTAGTACTAATGTATGCTTAATAACTGATATATCCCACATTGGAAGGTGAGGCCTTAACATTTTGTTGCCTCCATATGCTATCTTGCGTCTAACATTGTGATGGAAAGTTCATTAACTGAACAAAGTTGGTGATTTGTCAAGGATGAACTTGCTTCAGATGAAACATCTTTTTCAGCATAAAATCCAGGAACGTTTGGCTTTGGCAATAATTTATCACCATTTAACATTAAAACCACTGATGACATGTTTGGCCTATCTTCGGGTATTTTCTGCACGCATAATAGGCCTACTTGTATACATCTTATGACTTCAGAGGGCGTGCATTGCACTCCTAACACTTCATCCAATAGTTCCAGTGCCCTTTCTTCAGTCCACAATGTCCACGCCTAAGATGGTGAGAATTGAGTTAGTAGGCTGGAAATGATTCAGTTTATACTAACTAGCAGCATAGTCAGATCAGTATGCTTACATGTCCAAGAAGATTATTGTAGTGTTTTGAGTCTGCAAAGTCCCTGTTTCTTTTCCCACTAACAATCTCTAGTACAATCACACCATAACTAAAGACATCTGATTTCACTGAGAAATTCCCACGTGTAGCATACTCCGGAGGCATGTAACcgctaaaaattattttttcaaaataaaataattaaaacttgaCAGTACAATAACAAACAATCGTAATCAGATAGAAACTAGCTCACTATGTTCCAGCCACCCGATTTGTGTTTTCCTCAACTTGATCTCCCAAGAATGATCGAGCCAATCCAAAGTCTGATATTTTTGGATCCAAATTTGCATCTAGTAAAATATTGCTAGTTTTTAGATCTCTGTGAATAATCCTCAGCCTAGAGTCTTGATGAAGATACAGAAGACCTCGAGCAATGCCACTAATAATGTTGAAACACTTGTGCCAATCCAGaaatttccttttggtttcctctAGTAAAATACACACATTTAGCATAGCAATTGCAGTCTCCATAATTTCCTAAACTattaatagaaaatagaaagatTATAATAGATGTTTGAATCAACGAAAATGGTTCCAACCAAAAACAAAGTAGTCCAAGCTGTGGTTGGGCATGTACTCGTAAATCAAcagtttttcttctcctttaatGCAGCAACCAAGAAGCTTTACAAGATTACGGTGTTGTAATTTGGCAATCAATGCCACTTCATTTTTGAACTCATCCAACCCCTGTCCTGACTTCTTTGAAAGCCTTTTCACTGCTATCTCTTTCCCATCTATCATTGTGccctgaaaaaaaatattctccttGTAAGTCGGAGGGATTTTAAGGAAAATAAATGTTCTGGATATCAATTATCTGTTTCACCTTGTATACCGGTCCAAAGCCACCTTGTCCAAGCTTGTTTTCAGTTGAAAAGTTTTCTGTAGCATTagctaaaattgaaaaatcaaaagatggcAAATCCATGTCTTCCATTCTTTGTATGTTTTTGCAATGCTTGTTGTAAAATTTTCTTGCAGCCCCTGATCAGGAAATCATGATTGGTTGGAAAATAGCAGTATGTAAACTTGGATTTTTTGTGTGCCTAATTTCCTGTATTAGATGCTACATTACATCATTTTACTTACctgaatttttaattatcaatatgCATACACATGTGATGATTAATCCAGCAATGGTCACACCAACAATGATTTCTACTTTCGTTTTCTTGAAGTTTCCATGGTCAACATGATCTGAGAGAAACATAGCAAAATCAGTCAGCAACTTGAAAATAAACAGCTCTATTGATTGAGGCTGACAAAGTGAGTCTAGTTTCTTTAGCCTCTCTAAGGGATGAAgacaatattgtatttaatttgaaaagtgaattccatataataaataacatgcaATGCTAATAGCTTTATATGCAGTTCTAAGCAAATTCTTGCAACACACGGATCTTCGTTTCAATTATTGCCTGAAGTTAAGCATTCATTTCTAGGCACATAAATCATAATACAATGTTTGTTTAACTCACCTTCGAATGTTCTTATGGCCTTACCCTACTACACCCGTTTCtcttagaattatacaataatcaaCAAAAATTCAAACCATAAAACAAAGCGAAGAAGCCAAAggcaaaaatgaaaataaaaataaaaaattgatcgTGTACCTAATTCTGAAGCAGGCACTCTGATATAAAAGTCTTGTCCCCATTGAGAGAATCTCCCTAAGTCAACAAGAGTATTAAACCAAAGTAGACAGCCACTTCCTCCGTCACGGATGTCTAAATTTGCATATGCTGCACAAGAACCGTTTTTAAGACATGACTTCTGACATTCATCAAGGTTCATGGTCTTATTATACCACGATGAAGACGTGTCTGGCAATTTTATGCGTGAGTACTTCAAGAAGCCATCTGTATCACTATTTTTGCTATTTGGTTTATTCCCTGGAACACAACCATCTGACCAAATTGATTTATTCCAATGATAAGGAGACTTGGGAACATAACCTCTCAGACATTCACAAGTTGGAATGTTACCATCAATATTACATATTGAATTTCCACCACAATAGGCATAAATATCACATAGATCTTTCTCCCCATTTGAGATGACTTGTCGGGTGCTTGTTTGAGTTGTCCAATAGAAATTCATCCCATTGCCTGAAGGGGGAAGCGTAGATACACTGAAGATCGATCTGTTGATAATCTCGTACTCATAATACACTTCTTTTTCATTGAACACGAATTTGTGTAACAATAGATGA
Above is a window of Glycine soja cultivar W05 chromosome 12, ASM419377v2, whole genome shotgun sequence DNA encoding:
- the LOC114379991 gene encoding G-type lectin S-receptor-like serine/threonine-protein kinase At4g27290 codes for the protein MLFIWFFLFSYMSTTCTSLDSLAVSQSIRDGETLVSAAGIIEAGFFSPGSSTRRYLGIWYRNVSPLTVVWVANRNIPLQNKSGVLKLNEKGILELLDDTNNPIWSSNISGKAVNNPIANLLDSGNFVVKNGQKTNKDSILWQSFDYPGDTLLEGMKLGWNLETGLESTVRSWKSVDDPAEGEYVIRIDLRGYPQIIEFKGSDIKLRAGSWNGLSTVRYPAATHLLLHKFVFNEKEVYYEYEIINRSIFSVSTLPPSGNGMNFYWTTQTSTRQVISNGEKDLCDIYAYCGGNSICNIDGNIPTCECLRGYVPKSPYHWNKSIWSDGCVPGNKPNSKNSDTDGFLKYSRIKLPDTSSSWYNKTMNLDECQKSCLKNGSCAAYANLDIRDGGSGCLLWFNTLVDLGRFSQWGQDFYIRVPASELDHVDHGNFKKTKVEIIVGVTIAGLIITCVCILIIKNSGAARKFYNKHCKNIQRMEDMDLPSFDFSILANATENFSTENKLGQGGFGPVYKGTMIDGKEIAVKRLSKKSGQGLDEFKNEVALIAKLQHRNLVKLLGCCIKGEEKLLIYEYMPNHSLDYFVFEETKRKFLDWHKCFNIISGIARGLLYLHQDSRLRIIHRDLKTSNILLDANLDPKISDFGLARSFLGDQVEENTNRVAGTYGYMPPEYATRGNFSVKSDVFSYGVIVLEIVSGKRNRDFADSKHYNNLLGHAWTLWTEERALELLDEVLGVQCTPSEVIRCIQVGLLCVQKIPEDRPNMSSVVLMLNGDKLLPKPNVPGFYAEKDVSSEASSSLTNHQLCSVNELSITMLDAR